One genomic segment of Streptomyces parvus includes these proteins:
- a CDS encoding DNRLRE domain-containing protein: MRTETDTVYANADGTFTRISAAGPVRMIKDGRWVDVDLDLKRSADGNVTAAAHPEGLRMAGEGGSMARSLRAAASAPDDAARDLVTLGSGDQKVALQWKGGLPTPQLTDNVATYPEAVPGGDLVVEATRTGFEQYLKLRKQPKDGAPLVMPLVLPDGMKAEQGAGGGVDFRTASGEVVATMPAPTMWDSQIDARSLEHTNRKKVAMTVTQSGNTAELSLRPDTGWLTDEHTQYPVTIDPSTDALDVLFDTFVQGGDTTDQSVNTDLKVGWPGDYEGSTKRVARSFLTFRTSNFADALVSKASLKMWNYHSWSCEKRDWEVWASGAADKNTRWTKQPTRTDKIVSSSETKSAACKTEGWATADVTSLAKTWSSAKAETGSIALKAANEDDVYAWKRFYSADVADQTKIPTLEVTYNYRPYNGTNLQAGAPFISTGGIFKVNSTTPTLRFSTEDTNGDDTIVGTYEITDTATGKVVTTLNASPAAANSTSQVKVPAGKLTNGKTYSFRTTTFDGEHYANGWSAPVRFTVDTAWKPTAAESTLGLANTYSDAADITAATSSDSTYASIAVTEDNIVSIPWDGKNKSISIKNDIMPNQLSIPEAGAKGTQVGGNVVYNTSGPVDTVVQPTADGGSRTLNILKNSAAPKTYETSFQIPAGMSVVRHDDGSVSLYSAGDTNPDVAPAREAAAFFDAPWAKDANGRDIPTSYKVVGNKIVQSVEFDASSAFPIVIDPGFWSTTWKITKCAATVASVVFALTPAGSSTKVWTAVRLVKRIGVKKTANLIRTYAKRRKMTSAHRKAVAALLGITAVKNACKF, from the coding sequence ATGCGCACCGAGACCGACACGGTCTACGCCAACGCGGACGGAACGTTCACACGCATCTCCGCAGCCGGCCCCGTGCGCATGATCAAGGACGGGCGCTGGGTCGATGTCGATCTCGACCTGAAGCGCTCCGCCGACGGAAACGTCACCGCCGCCGCGCACCCCGAAGGCCTGCGCATGGCCGGCGAGGGCGGGAGCATGGCACGGTCGCTGAGGGCCGCCGCCTCCGCACCCGACGACGCCGCCCGCGACCTGGTCACCCTCGGCAGCGGTGACCAGAAGGTCGCGCTGCAGTGGAAGGGCGGACTGCCCACCCCTCAGCTCACCGACAACGTGGCCACCTACCCCGAGGCAGTGCCCGGGGGCGACCTCGTGGTGGAGGCCACCCGGACCGGCTTCGAGCAGTACCTGAAACTGCGAAAGCAGCCCAAGGACGGGGCCCCGCTGGTCATGCCGCTGGTTCTCCCCGACGGCATGAAGGCCGAACAGGGTGCCGGCGGAGGCGTCGACTTCCGCACCGCGTCCGGTGAGGTGGTGGCGACGATGCCCGCTCCGACGATGTGGGACAGCCAGATCGACGCTCGCTCGCTGGAGCACACCAACCGCAAGAAGGTCGCCATGACGGTGACCCAGAGCGGCAACACCGCAGAGCTCTCCCTGCGGCCCGACACGGGGTGGCTGACCGACGAGCACACCCAGTACCCGGTCACGATCGACCCTTCCACCGACGCTCTCGATGTCCTCTTCGATACGTTCGTCCAGGGCGGCGACACCACTGACCAGTCGGTGAATACCGATCTGAAGGTCGGCTGGCCCGGTGACTACGAAGGAAGCACCAAGCGCGTCGCCCGTTCCTTCCTCACCTTCCGGACCTCGAATTTCGCCGACGCTTTGGTGTCGAAGGCCAGCCTGAAGATGTGGAACTACCACTCCTGGTCGTGCGAGAAGCGCGACTGGGAGGTGTGGGCCTCGGGTGCCGCTGACAAGAACACCCGCTGGACGAAGCAGCCGACACGCACCGACAAGATCGTTTCTTCATCGGAGACGAAGTCGGCGGCCTGCAAGACCGAGGGCTGGGCCACCGCCGACGTCACCTCACTCGCCAAGACCTGGTCCTCTGCCAAGGCGGAGACGGGCAGCATCGCCCTCAAGGCCGCCAACGAGGACGACGTCTACGCCTGGAAGCGCTTCTACTCCGCCGACGTCGCCGATCAGACGAAGATCCCCACCCTGGAGGTGACGTACAACTACCGCCCCTACAACGGCACCAACCTGCAGGCAGGCGCACCGTTCATCTCCACCGGTGGCATCTTCAAGGTCAACTCCACAACCCCGACGCTGAGGTTCTCCACCGAGGACACCAACGGCGACGACACCATCGTGGGCACCTACGAGATCACCGACACGGCGACCGGGAAGGTCGTGACCACTCTCAACGCCTCCCCCGCGGCCGCCAACAGCACTTCGCAGGTCAAGGTCCCCGCAGGCAAGCTGACCAATGGCAAGACCTACAGCTTCCGCACCACCACCTTCGACGGAGAGCACTACGCGAACGGCTGGTCTGCCCCGGTCCGCTTCACCGTCGATACCGCATGGAAGCCCACGGCGGCGGAGAGCACCCTGGGACTGGCAAACACCTACTCCGACGCTGCGGACATCACCGCAGCGACGTCCTCGGACTCCACCTACGCCTCCATCGCTGTGACTGAGGACAACATCGTCTCCATCCCCTGGGACGGCAAGAACAAGTCCATCAGCATCAAGAACGACATCATGCCCAACCAGCTTTCCATCCCGGAGGCCGGTGCCAAGGGCACGCAGGTCGGCGGCAACGTCGTCTACAACACCTCCGGTCCTGTGGACACCGTGGTCCAGCCCACCGCTGACGGCGGGTCGCGCACTCTGAACATTCTGAAGAACAGCGCGGCGCCCAAGACCTACGAGACCAGCTTCCAGATTCCCGCGGGCATGAGCGTAGTGAGGCACGACGACGGTTCCGTCTCCCTCTACTCGGCGGGCGACACCAACCCCGACGTTGCACCGGCCAGGGAAGCCGCAGCCTTCTTCGACGCCCCCTGGGCGAAGGACGCCAACGGCCGCGACATCCCCACCAGCTACAAGGTCGTCGGCAACAAGATCGTCCAGAGCGTGGAGTTCGACGCCTCCAGCGCCTTCCCGATCGTCATCGACCCCGGCTTCTGGTCGACCACCTGGAAGATCACCAAGTGCGCGGCGACCGTGGCGAGCGTCGTCTTCGCCCTGACCCCCGCCGGTTCCTCCACCAAGGTCTGGACGGCAGTCCGCCTGGTGAAGCGCATCGGCGTGAAGAAGACCGCCAACCTCATCCGCACCTACGCCAAGCGACGGAAGATGACCTCGGCGCACCGCAAGGCCGTCGCAGCTCTGCTCGGGATCACCGCGGTCAAGAACGCCTGCAAGTTCTAG
- a CDS encoding LamG domain-containing protein has product MEVVEERSERETVFANPDGTTFTMEKSIAPVRVALQGKWVEPDPTLVRHTDGSVGPAAAAVDLSFSGGGDGADLVTIAEGRHSVSLGWPGALPAPRLDGEHAVYEDVLPDVNLILTATVEGFRQVLEVETPEAAANPALKAIEYRFGANGLTIRAGAGGGAEALDGNGRPVFRSPAARMWDSAGDGTAAASAQRSLQRASPVGPPAGEPVPVGPVEETDRLAGPGPGDASSVMDLRFTDSTMTVEPDAEMLSSTDERDFPLYIDPPVELNDSERTVLSSDGDVFWNFSGGDNGMSVGKCGSAVIGGVSYYCGNGYVNRMYFEFDPGKLKGKHVLDATFAVTETWSFSCDARWVDLERTNNISSSSRWPGPKKLDQMGDRNVSAGRGTHCTPSQPRAPIEFHDYAPEPDENLTPTVRSFADGKIPRLTLMLMAKDESDTIAWKRFDDDAVLSVDYVGKPAKPSNIGPVVGTSHDCNTVESAPAIVTDATPQLTATPQTASGGESGAKLRVAMDVDKKQSDGTWVNAMSEAVRPSSGYVGDNVKVTYTTPTLPENTLLRMRAWTRSHYASEWLAGPSNGSTTGWCYFKIDSQAPKPPTITFNSTGADSYTPCTPNDCVPHGKPGKAGSFTLGPAPGDVNIGYRYKLTSGSYSSGWSSYVPGATAKIFPVPPVSGTMTLHAEAKDNYYPGAGNSVDFVVKEGDGPVARWNFAEASGAALDTSTADPSLRDDANLTGGATRTDQGRRGEVTVTPATETAPAVKTTDSGLKLNGTTSYAATNGPVIDTRASYTVAAWVRMDTPTRNATVFGQDGVNRSPFYLGYEHTSKKWSFREVNSDAAVGTPFSYQRVESKNPAVPLVWTHLAGVFNAADNTISLYVNGELQGTTPFTTAWAATGALQIGRVHWSSVYSDYFPGVIDEAAVWQEALTGPQVAQESALVAADGKASVELVAAWEPAGAQGTSLKDGVSGYGRALALSSGASLTDEGLELDGTAGAGTTAGPVVDDSGSFTVTAQAVVDGAKILTKPNGYKAQVLGQRTATGSSWSLWFEKTGTRQEPEYDENGDPVVDENGNFKTVTVPVGRWNFGRLTADGSGTSVQSMEEALVDSETRLTGVYNAQDRTIQLYLTSDQQTSDGVAYSAQAGTGELAAGKGYLGSWGNFLPGRLNDIRLWAGALSDSEQVSDVVGT; this is encoded by the coding sequence GTGGAAGTTGTGGAGGAGCGCTCCGAGCGGGAAACGGTCTTCGCCAACCCGGACGGGACGACGTTCACGATGGAGAAATCCATCGCTCCGGTCCGTGTGGCTCTTCAGGGGAAGTGGGTGGAACCCGACCCGACTCTGGTGCGCCATACAGACGGGTCGGTCGGTCCTGCCGCGGCCGCTGTGGACCTCTCGTTCTCCGGCGGGGGTGATGGAGCGGACCTCGTCACCATCGCCGAGGGCAGGCACTCCGTATCGCTCGGCTGGCCTGGTGCACTGCCCGCGCCACGTCTCGACGGAGAACACGCGGTCTACGAGGACGTCCTGCCGGACGTGAATCTGATCCTCACCGCGACTGTCGAGGGCTTCCGGCAGGTGCTGGAGGTGGAGACGCCCGAAGCGGCAGCGAACCCGGCGCTCAAGGCGATCGAGTACCGATTCGGCGCGAACGGGCTGACGATTCGCGCTGGCGCCGGCGGGGGAGCGGAAGCGTTGGACGGCAACGGCCGACCGGTCTTCCGCTCGCCCGCCGCCCGGATGTGGGACTCCGCCGGCGACGGCACTGCCGCCGCTTCTGCCCAGAGGTCGCTCCAGCGCGCCTCTCCCGTCGGGCCTCCTGCGGGTGAGCCCGTACCGGTCGGCCCCGTGGAGGAGACAGACCGACTGGCCGGCCCGGGCCCGGGTGATGCGTCCTCGGTGATGGATCTTCGCTTCACGGACTCGACGATGACGGTCGAGCCCGACGCCGAGATGCTGTCCAGCACCGATGAGAGGGACTTCCCGCTCTACATCGACCCGCCGGTCGAACTTAACGACTCCGAGCGCACGGTGCTCTCGTCGGACGGCGATGTGTTCTGGAACTTCTCCGGTGGCGACAACGGCATGAGCGTCGGCAAGTGCGGTTCGGCGGTCATCGGAGGCGTCTCGTACTACTGCGGCAACGGCTACGTGAACCGCATGTACTTCGAGTTCGACCCCGGAAAGCTCAAGGGCAAGCACGTCCTGGACGCCACCTTCGCCGTCACGGAGACGTGGTCGTTCTCGTGCGACGCGCGCTGGGTCGACCTGGAGCGTACGAACAACATCTCCTCGTCATCGAGGTGGCCCGGCCCCAAGAAGCTCGACCAGATGGGCGACCGCAACGTTTCGGCCGGTCGTGGCACCCACTGCACGCCGTCCCAGCCGCGCGCACCCATCGAGTTCCACGACTACGCGCCGGAGCCCGACGAGAACCTCACCCCGACCGTCCGCAGCTTCGCCGACGGGAAGATCCCCCGGCTGACGCTCATGCTGATGGCCAAGGACGAGTCCGACACGATCGCATGGAAACGGTTCGACGACGACGCCGTCCTGAGCGTCGACTACGTGGGCAAGCCGGCCAAGCCCAGCAACATCGGTCCCGTGGTGGGCACATCCCACGACTGCAACACGGTCGAATCCGCACCGGCGATCGTCACCGACGCCACCCCCCAACTGACCGCGACACCTCAGACGGCTTCCGGCGGCGAGTCCGGCGCGAAGCTCCGCGTGGCCATGGATGTGGACAAGAAGCAGAGCGACGGCACCTGGGTCAACGCGATGAGCGAGGCCGTCCGTCCCAGCAGCGGATACGTCGGCGACAACGTGAAGGTCACCTACACCACCCCAACCCTGCCGGAGAACACGCTCCTACGTATGCGCGCATGGACACGGTCCCACTACGCCTCCGAATGGCTGGCCGGACCGTCCAACGGCTCCACCACGGGATGGTGCTACTTCAAGATCGATAGTCAGGCGCCGAAGCCGCCGACCATCACATTCAACAGCACCGGGGCGGACTCCTACACTCCCTGCACGCCGAACGACTGCGTCCCGCACGGCAAACCGGGCAAGGCGGGCTCCTTCACGCTCGGCCCGGCGCCCGGCGACGTGAACATCGGCTATCGCTACAAGCTGACCAGCGGGTCCTACAGCTCAGGTTGGTCCTCCTACGTGCCGGGAGCCACCGCGAAGATCTTCCCCGTACCTCCTGTCTCCGGCACGATGACCCTGCATGCCGAAGCGAAGGACAACTACTACCCCGGTGCCGGCAACTCCGTCGACTTCGTGGTCAAGGAAGGCGACGGCCCTGTCGCCCGCTGGAACTTCGCCGAAGCGTCCGGCGCAGCCCTGGACACCTCCACCGCTGATCCGAGCCTGCGCGACGACGCGAACCTGACCGGTGGAGCGACCCGCACCGACCAAGGACGCCGGGGCGAGGTCACCGTCACCCCCGCGACCGAGACCGCGCCTGCCGTCAAGACAACCGACAGCGGCCTCAAGCTGAACGGCACCACGTCCTACGCGGCCACCAACGGGCCTGTCATCGACACCAGGGCCTCGTACACCGTCGCCGCATGGGTGCGCATGGACACCCCGACGCGCAACGCCACGGTATTCGGCCAGGACGGCGTCAACCGCAGCCCCTTCTATCTGGGGTACGAGCACACCAGCAAGAAGTGGTCCTTCCGTGAGGTGAACAGCGATGCCGCCGTCGGCACGCCGTTCTCCTATCAGAGAGTCGAGTCGAAGAACCCTGCGGTGCCGCTGGTATGGACGCACCTGGCCGGAGTGTTCAACGCCGCCGACAACACGATCAGCCTCTACGTGAACGGGGAGTTGCAGGGCACCACGCCGTTCACGACGGCTTGGGCCGCCACAGGGGCTCTGCAGATAGGCCGGGTTCACTGGTCGAGCGTGTACAGCGACTATTTCCCCGGAGTGATCGACGAGGCAGCCGTATGGCAGGAGGCCCTGACCGGGCCGCAGGTGGCGCAGGAGAGCGCCCTGGTGGCCGCCGACGGCAAGGCCTCGGTCGAACTCGTCGCCGCGTGGGAACCTGCCGGAGCGCAGGGGACGTCCCTGAAGGACGGTGTCTCGGGCTACGGCCGTGCCCTGGCCCTCTCCTCGGGCGCTTCGCTGACTGATGAGGGACTGGAGCTCGATGGCACCGCCGGAGCGGGTACGACAGCCGGCCCGGTGGTGGACGACTCGGGGTCCTTCACCGTCACCGCACAGGCCGTGGTCGACGGGGCGAAGATCCTGACGAAGCCGAACGGCTACAAGGCACAGGTTCTGGGCCAGCGCACCGCGACCGGCTCCTCATGGAGCCTGTGGTTCGAGAAGACCGGCACGAGACAGGAACCGGAATACGACGAGAACGGCGATCCGGTCGTCGACGAGAACGGCAACTTCAAGACCGTCACCGTTCCCGTCGGCCGCTGGAACTTCGGACGCCTGACCGCGGACGGCAGCGGCACATCCGTGCAGAGCATGGAAGAAGCCCTGGTGGATTCGGAGACCCGCCTCACCGGCGTCTACAACGCGCAGGACCGGACGATCCAGCTGTATCTCACGTCCGACCAGCAGACCAGCGACGGCGTCGCCTACTCCGCACAGGCCGGAACCGGAGAACTCGCGGCCGGCAAGGGCTATCTCGGATCCTGGGGCAACTTCCTCCCCGGCCGGCTCAACGACATCCGCCTCTGGGCGGGAGCGCTGAGCGACAGCGAGCAGGTCTCCGACGTCGTCGGAACCTGA
- a CDS encoding ParA family protein — MTSPDAADREKVVSKLPPALQQALKVRAAQHGTDIQHAVEAGITAWRRLGANLPAADTGGAKPFATFLPTGQWDEFREACASRGVSLIQGLTQSVLFWLDTNPAPGVVRPEHPKRIIICNQKGGVGKTALAAGVGEAFAEDSDQLHPVRISKHFAAALLEPDTEPASPLDYEDLPGLGLRVLLVDFDPQCHLTNQLGHEPLPIEGDSLTKHMAGEAKGELKDLIVPIEDSRFGDRLHLLPACTDAFLLDVKLSSVRAREAALERVLGTVEGDYDVVIIDCPPSLGLSMDAAAYYGRRRDGEAPGNSGILIIVQAEDSSADAYGLLTNQIEDLRGDMHLELDYLGIVVNHYDARRGYIATSSLQSWIDIKDPRVVGVIGDLKEQKEAVRLKRPLLAYAPRCDQAVGMRALTREIS; from the coding sequence ATGACTTCACCTGACGCAGCCGACCGCGAGAAGGTCGTTTCCAAGCTGCCCCCCGCGCTCCAGCAAGCCCTGAAGGTCCGCGCAGCCCAACACGGCACTGACATCCAGCATGCCGTCGAAGCGGGAATCACCGCATGGCGCCGACTCGGAGCCAACCTCCCCGCCGCCGACACCGGAGGCGCCAAACCGTTCGCCACCTTCCTCCCGACAGGCCAGTGGGACGAGTTCCGTGAGGCCTGCGCCTCCCGAGGAGTCTCACTCATCCAGGGACTCACGCAGTCCGTACTGTTCTGGCTCGACACCAACCCAGCCCCCGGTGTCGTCCGCCCCGAGCACCCCAAGCGCATCATCATCTGCAACCAAAAGGGCGGCGTAGGCAAGACCGCGCTCGCCGCCGGCGTCGGTGAAGCCTTCGCTGAGGACAGCGACCAGCTGCACCCCGTACGCATCTCCAAGCACTTCGCCGCAGCGCTCCTCGAGCCCGACACGGAACCGGCTTCTCCCCTCGACTACGAGGACCTCCCCGGGCTCGGACTCCGCGTGCTCCTCGTCGACTTCGACCCGCAGTGCCACCTCACCAACCAGCTCGGGCACGAGCCGCTGCCCATCGAGGGAGACTCCCTCACCAAGCACATGGCAGGTGAGGCGAAGGGCGAACTCAAGGACCTCATCGTCCCCATCGAGGACTCACGCTTCGGCGACCGGCTGCACCTGCTGCCGGCGTGCACCGACGCCTTCCTCCTCGATGTGAAGCTCTCCAGCGTCCGCGCCCGCGAAGCAGCCCTCGAACGCGTCCTGGGAACGGTCGAAGGCGACTACGACGTCGTCATCATCGACTGCCCCCCGAGCCTCGGCCTCAGCATGGACGCCGCCGCCTACTACGGACGGCGCCGCGACGGCGAAGCCCCCGGAAACTCCGGCATCCTCATCATCGTCCAGGCCGAGGACAGCTCCGCCGACGCCTACGGGCTCCTCACCAACCAGATCGAGGACCTCCGCGGCGACATGCACCTCGAACTCGACTACCTCGGCATCGTCGTCAACCACTACGACGCACGCCGCGGCTACATCGCCACCTCCTCCCTCCAATCATGGATCGACATAAAGGACCCTCGAGTCGTCGGTGTCATCGGAGACCTCAAGGAGCAGAAGGAAGCCGTCCGTCTCAAGCGGCCCCTCCTCGCCTACGCCCCCCGCTGCGACCAGGCCGTCGGCATGCGCGCACTCACCAGGGAGATCTCATGA
- a CDS encoding barstar family protein, with protein sequence MIPTVHEDKSHRRRVRYTLADEEHGHVWGVCAEVEGLFGEPQRGTYELFGWVAQAEARGWLGNRVWLVPDDETLDPWLLEDAESIGQPLKTDSLVITGLDDYEGPPEGHRGRVRIHDGRCWLGSCREFARVLPPEQLQTPLVLRGLALGEQLRARLMKGTRRALDLELATLLIQDDRGVPLTERRLWARASAWRPSSSGTDRIDLELDGELFTPVPEYARPIWERWFTGPPSTKGAWANLDTRRRGAWLELVREHARRDRPAGHAYELDGRHVTDEPGLYLALGEAVNGAGGYFGGGLGAVDDCLGGTFGYTAPATLLRRDAATARNHLSQTLTPDSELYDLFGVILEILAEGGMHVTLA encoded by the coding sequence ATGATTCCCACCGTGCATGAAGACAAGAGCCATCGCAGGCGCGTGCGATACACGCTGGCTGATGAGGAACACGGGCATGTTTGGGGCGTCTGCGCCGAGGTGGAAGGGCTGTTCGGGGAACCGCAGCGGGGGACGTACGAGCTGTTCGGCTGGGTTGCGCAGGCTGAAGCGCGTGGTTGGCTCGGGAACCGAGTGTGGCTGGTGCCGGACGATGAGACGCTGGACCCCTGGTTGCTGGAGGATGCGGAGAGCATAGGCCAGCCCCTGAAGACAGACAGTCTCGTCATCACTGGCTTGGACGACTACGAAGGCCCACCCGAAGGACACAGGGGCCGAGTACGCATACACGACGGGCGCTGCTGGCTGGGCTCCTGTCGAGAATTCGCCCGCGTTCTGCCGCCCGAGCAGTTGCAGACCCCGCTTGTCCTGCGGGGACTCGCCCTGGGTGAACAACTGCGAGCAAGGCTGATGAAGGGCACCCGGAGGGCGCTGGACCTGGAGCTGGCCACCCTGCTGATACAGGACGACCGAGGCGTGCCGCTGACCGAACGCCGGCTCTGGGCCAGAGCCAGCGCGTGGCGCCCATCCTCCTCCGGGACGGACCGGATCGACCTGGAGCTCGACGGAGAGCTCTTCACCCCGGTTCCCGAATACGCCCGGCCCATCTGGGAGCGGTGGTTCACCGGTCCGCCGAGTACAAAGGGCGCATGGGCCAACCTCGACACCAGGCGCCGCGGGGCCTGGCTCGAGCTTGTCCGGGAGCATGCCCGCCGTGATCGGCCGGCCGGTCATGCCTACGAACTCGACGGCCGACACGTCACTGACGAACCGGGTCTCTACCTGGCGCTCGGTGAGGCAGTGAACGGGGCGGGGGGCTACTTCGGCGGCGGTCTCGGTGCAGTGGATGACTGCCTGGGTGGCACTTTCGGCTACACCGCCCCGGCAACGCTGCTCCGGCGGGACGCTGCGACCGCCCGCAACCACCTGTCCCAGACCCTGACACCTGACAGCGAGCTCTACGACCTGTTCGGTGTGATCCTCGAGATCTTGGCCGAGGGCGGCATGCACGTCACCTTGGCTTGA